Proteins found in one Asterias rubens chromosome 12, eAstRub1.3, whole genome shotgun sequence genomic segment:
- the LOC117297740 gene encoding COBW domain-containing protein 1-like, whose translation MTDSSDEECPELIPAVTAKIPVTIITGFLGAGKTTLLNYILTEQHDKKIAVILNEFGEGSSVEKSMSVGQSGELYEEWLELRNGCLCCSVKDNGVKAIENLMMKRGKFDYILLETTGLADPGPIASIFWLDDELGSDIYLDGIVVVVDSKYGPQHLQEVKPAGVINEAVRQVALADLILLNKTDLVCKEELSDVNRQIRSINSIAKLVETHKAMTDLDLILDLHAYDNNGERSGLEILQDRGLNMDLVSEGDSHHLDRTVTTVSFRLEGSMDAKELDTFMQDLLWEKNILNSESQPMEILRMKVINSIDSLFHLQVRFE comes from the exons ATGACGGACAGTTCAGACGAAGAATGCCCAGAGCTAATACCAGCAGTGACTGCAAAGATTCCAGTCACAATCATCACAGGATTCCTTGGTGCCGGAAAGACGACCCTTCTCAACTATATTTTAACGGAGCAACATGACAAGAAAATTGCAGTCATTTTAAACGAGTTTGGAGAAG GTAGTTCTGTGGAGAAGTCAATGTCTGTCGGACAATCGGGTGAACTCTATGAAGAATGGCTAGAGCTGCGCAATGGCTGTCTTTGCTGCTCTGTCAA ggatAACGGTGTAAAAGCAATCGAGAACTTGATGATGAAAAGAGGGAAGTTTGATTATATTCTTCTGGAGACGACAGGATTGGCAGACCCAG GTCCAATTGCCTCAATATTTTGGTTGGATGATGAGCTCGGCAGTGATATTTATCTAGATG GAATTGTAGTGGTGGTAGATTCAAAGTACGGCCCTCAACACTTACAAGAAGTCAAACCAGCTGGCGTCATCAACGAGGCTGTGAG ACAAGTAGCCCTGGCAGATCTTATTCTTCTCAACAAGACGGATCTCGTTTGCAAAGAAGAGTTGAGTGACGTCAATCGACAGATCAG GTCTATCAACAGCATTGCAAAGTTGGTCGAGACGCATAAAGCAAT GACAGATCTGGACCTTATATTAGATCTACATGCATATGATAACAATGGAGAAAGGAG TGGTTTAGAGATTCTTCAAGATAGAGGTCTTAATATGGACTTGGTGTCTGAAGGGGACAGCCATCATTTAGATCGTACCGTCACCACAGTATCATTCCGTCTGGAAGGAAGCATGGATGCCAAAGAGCTGGACACATTCATGCAG GATCTACTTTGGGAGAAGAACATTCTAAACTCTGAGAGTCAGCCCATGGAAATACTCAGGATGAAGGTAATCAATTCAATTGATTCATTATTccatttgcaagttagatttgaataa